One genomic region from Campylobacter concisus encodes:
- a CDS encoding AzlC family ABC transporter permease — MTFNYVFKLSIPIFMGYFPLGVAFGILAKSMGVSAFIAVALSTLAYGGAAQFMMLSLFSVGTSYVEVFIVSYLVNLRHTFYGISLLKEYSEIKFRLLNIALLTDETFAIFKNLGLKEASDRSFVFTWLNLLSWSYWAAGTLLGAILGDLIKADTKGLEFSLTSLFIVIVIEMFKNDKNYRVLFAAAFFGVLGVSLFPAKFVLVGSMALCFIFLLLFKDKI, encoded by the coding sequence TTGACATTTAACTACGTTTTTAAACTATCCATTCCTATCTTTATGGGCTATTTTCCGCTTGGTGTCGCATTTGGCATTTTGGCTAAAAGTATGGGTGTTAGCGCATTTATTGCTGTGGCGCTTAGTACGTTAGCATACGGCGGCGCAGCGCAGTTTATGATGCTCTCGCTCTTTAGCGTTGGCACGAGCTATGTTGAGGTTTTTATCGTGAGCTACCTTGTAAATTTGCGTCACACTTTTTATGGAATTTCACTTTTAAAAGAGTATAGTGAGATCAAATTTAGGCTTTTAAACATCGCTTTGCTAACAGATGAGACCTTTGCGATATTTAAAAATTTGGGACTAAAAGAGGCGAGTGATCGTAGCTTTGTCTTTACATGGCTAAATCTACTTTCGTGGTCATACTGGGCGGCTGGAACACTTCTTGGTGCGATACTTGGTGACCTTATAAAAGCCGATACAAAAGGCCTTGAGTTTAGTTTGACCTCGCTTTTTATAGTAATCGTCATCGAGATGTTCAAAAATGACAAAAACTACCGCGTGCTCTTTGCAGCGGCCTTTTTTGGCGTGCTTGGAGTGAGCCTCTTTCCAGCTAAATTTGTGCTTGTTGGCTCAATGGCGCTTTGTTTTATATTTTTGCTTTTGTTCAAGGATAAAATTTGA
- a CDS encoding branched-chain amino acid transporter permease, giving the protein MISVSSSEMVLFVAVLLSALATFITRATPFYALRNYKSNPYLDAIEKHMGMMIMVVLVCYGLKDTKFSEFPYGLSEIVAVLTAVLVHLKFKNALLSIVISTGIYMLLIRIF; this is encoded by the coding sequence TTGATAAGTGTAAGCTCAAGCGAGATGGTGCTTTTTGTGGCGGTGCTTTTAAGCGCCTTGGCTACTTTTATAACGAGAGCAACGCCGTTTTATGCGTTAAGAAACTATAAGTCAAATCCTTATTTAGACGCCATTGAAAAGCACATGGGTATGATGATAATGGTCGTTTTGGTTTGCTACGGGCTAAAAGATACGAAATTTAGTGAGTTTCCATACGGCTTAAGCGAGATAGTGGCGGTTTTAACGGCTGTTTTGGTGCATTTGAAATTCAAAAATGCCCTTCTTAGCATAGTCATTTCGACTGGAATTTATATGCTTTTGATAAGAATTTTTTAA
- a CDS encoding type II asparaginase, producing MRLIFKAVLLMILGATLAVAKPTIYILATGGTIAGSGSGSLDSSYTSGTVTVDKLIAAVPDINKIATIKGEQISNIGSQDMNNEVWLKLANRINELLNSGKADGIVVTHGTDTMEETAYFLNLVVKSDKPVVLVGAMRNSGSLSADGPLNLFNAVNVAISKDSVGKGVVVTMNDEIHAAREVTKTNTTGVDTFKSPNSGKIGTVFYGNVKYYMNPIRKHTAKSAFDLEGVKELPRVDIIYSHANDNPDFVNIAVKNGAKGIISAGLGNGNPYFSVLDALGEASKAGVVVVRDSRVGSGETTMNGEVDDAKYGFLTSDNLNAQKARVLLMLALTKTSDKAKIQEYFLTH from the coding sequence ATGCGTTTAATCTTTAAGGCGGTGTTACTCATGATTTTAGGTGCTACTTTAGCGGTTGCTAAGCCAACCATCTACATCCTAGCTACTGGTGGAACGATAGCAGGAAGCGGCTCAGGCTCACTTGATTCAAGCTATACTTCTGGAACTGTTACGGTCGATAAACTTATCGCAGCCGTGCCAGATATAAACAAGATCGCTACCATAAAAGGCGAGCAAATTTCAAATATCGGCTCACAGGATATGAACAATGAAGTTTGGCTAAAGCTTGCAAATAGAATCAACGAGCTTCTAAACAGTGGCAAGGCTGATGGTATCGTCGTTACTCACGGAACGGATACTATGGAAGAGACAGCTTACTTTCTAAATTTAGTCGTTAAAAGCGACAAACCAGTTGTGCTTGTAGGCGCGATGAGAAATAGCGGCTCACTAAGCGCGGATGGTCCACTAAATTTATTTAACGCTGTAAACGTAGCTATTAGCAAAGATAGCGTAGGCAAAGGCGTTGTGGTTACTATGAATGACGAAATTCACGCGGCTCGTGAGGTAACAAAAACCAACACAACAGGTGTTGATACATTTAAATCACCAAACAGCGGTAAGATCGGCACAGTCTTTTATGGCAACGTAAAATACTATATGAATCCGATCAGAAAACACACAGCAAAATCAGCATTTGATCTAGAGGGAGTAAAAGAACTTCCAAGAGTTGATATCATTTACTCTCATGCAAATGACAACCCTGACTTTGTAAACATAGCTGTTAAAAACGGCGCAAAAGGCATCATCAGCGCTGGTCTTGGCAACGGCAACCCTTACTTTAGCGTACTTGACGCACTTGGTGAGGCTTCAAAAGCTGGCGTAGTGGTGGTTCGCGACTCACGTGTAGGAAGTGGCGAGACGACCATGAACGGCGAAGTAGACGACGCAAAATACGGCTTTTTAACAAGCGATAATCTAAACGCACAAAAAGCTAGAGTGCTTTTGATGCTTGCGCTTACAAAAACAAGCGACAAAGCCAAAATTCAAGAGTATTTCTTAACTCACTAA
- a CDS encoding LysE family translocator → MDFLLFFATLAPISLMPGINMTYAMSIGMSFGYKHSLIMMTGQLLSLAFVAFCCMLGVGAVLHHFEYAFKALNIIAGLYMFYLGAMLLFGKGELSITNVLNLPSKKQMFINGLIVCFTNPKAWIFFSALLPTFLDKDDLFSLTRMCAIAATLVFIEFCSLNIYALGGAMLKKFLQTHLRLLEICTAIIVCTIGVLLLFR, encoded by the coding sequence ATGGACTTCTTACTCTTTTTTGCTACGCTTGCTCCTATCTCGTTAATGCCAGGCATCAACATGACCTATGCGATGAGTATCGGTATGAGCTTTGGCTATAAGCACTCGCTTATTATGATGACCGGACAGCTTCTTTCGCTTGCTTTCGTGGCATTTTGCTGTATGCTTGGCGTGGGTGCGGTGCTTCATCATTTTGAGTATGCATTTAAGGCGCTAAACATCATTGCAGGGCTTTATATGTTCTATCTTGGCGCGATGCTTCTTTTTGGTAAGGGCGAGCTTAGTATCACGAACGTCTTAAATTTGCCAAGCAAAAAGCAGATGTTTATAAACGGCCTCATCGTTTGCTTCACAAATCCAAAGGCATGGATATTTTTCTCGGCTTTGCTACCTACGTTTTTGGATAAAGACGATCTCTTTAGTCTAACTCGTATGTGCGCGATCGCGGCAACGCTCGTTTTCATCGAGTTTTGTTCGCTAAATATCTATGCGCTTGGCGGAGCTATGCTAAAGAAATTTCTACAAACGCACCTAAGGCTACTTGAAATTTGCACCGCCATTATCGTCTGCACGATCGGCGTACTTTTACTTTTTAGATAA
- a CDS encoding DsrE/DsrF/TusD sulfur relay family protein, translating into MKKFLFILTNQPYNGTDNAYNALRLAKTLKEKGEEVRIFLMNDAVDLARNSTKKPENYDVDLVTMLKELYASGAMLKVCGSCQTRCGLYAGEPYFEAEVKGSMDILSEWVRQCDQVMTF; encoded by the coding sequence ATGAAAAAATTTCTATTTATACTTACAAATCAACCATACAACGGTACCGATAATGCTTACAACGCATTAAGGCTAGCTAAAACGCTAAAAGAAAAAGGCGAAGAGGTTAGAATTTTTCTAATGAACGATGCGGTCGATCTTGCGCGAAATAGCACCAAAAAGCCGGAAAACTACGACGTAGATCTAGTAACGATGTTAAAAGAGCTTTATGCTAGCGGCGCTATGCTAAAGGTTTGCGGTAGCTGCCAAACGAGATGCGGTTTGTATGCGGGAGAGCCTTATTTCGAGGCTGAGGTGAAAGGCAGCATGGATATCTTGTCCGAGTGGGTTAGGCAGTGCGATCAAGTAATGACGTTTTAG
- a CDS encoding DUF4299 family protein — MSVTFKVRNKKKLFGGYEKALSEREISEFIDGFCFFNSQNDEPSELSLNENVMIAGVWQKSARGFELSYEDGKYIVRVCTPSGVGDWQTAILFLSKISAKTGSKIECDNEEIYDSEQILKFDYEADIMWGFEVLKEAKEKNQTLYISGLKRDVAFDAVMIDEIFASASPAAKFDEMMRRVQYLDAYNARENLYEDKDGNEIFGAYTLSENLPTILPYAPSPSWQAQEVLGERKVSRWILTLVVGLDDRDAHVLGECEYGAFMVNLPKEKYRFIDAANILVEPLSEEEMREIFKKANEA, encoded by the coding sequence ATGAGCGTAACATTTAAGGTAAGAAATAAAAAGAAGCTTTTCGGCGGATATGAAAAGGCGCTAAGCGAGCGTGAAATTTCAGAGTTTATAGACGGATTTTGCTTTTTTAATAGCCAAAACGACGAGCCGAGCGAGCTTTCGCTAAACGAAAACGTGATGATCGCTGGCGTATGGCAAAAGAGCGCTCGCGGTTTTGAGCTAAGCTACGAAGACGGCAAATATATCGTTCGAGTCTGCACTCCAAGCGGCGTTGGCGACTGGCAGACGGCGATTTTGTTTCTTTCTAAAATTTCAGCCAAAACCGGCTCGAAAATAGAGTGCGACAATGAAGAAATTTACGATAGCGAGCAAATTCTAAAATTTGATTATGAAGCCGACATAATGTGGGGATTTGAGGTTCTAAAGGAGGCAAAAGAGAAAAATCAAACGCTTTATATCTCTGGCCTGAAGCGCGACGTGGCGTTTGATGCGGTTATGATAGATGAAATTTTTGCAAGCGCTAGCCCTGCGGCTAAATTTGATGAGATGATGAGGCGGGTGCAGTATCTTGACGCTTATAACGCAAGAGAGAATTTATACGAAGATAAAGACGGCAACGAAATTTTTGGCGCGTATACGCTTAGCGAAAATTTACCGACCATCTTGCCTTATGCCCCTTCTCCGTCGTGGCAGGCACAAGAAGTTCTAGGAGAGCGCAAGGTCTCGCGCTGGATACTTACGCTAGTTGTGGGCTTAGACGATAGGGACGCGCACGTGCTCGGCGAATGCGAATATGGCGCTTTTATGGTAAATCTGCCAAAAGAAAAATATCGCTTCATAGACGCCGCAAATATACTGGTTGAGCCGCTTAGCGAAGAAGAGATGAGAGAAATTTTTAAAAAGGCAAATGAAGCTTAG
- a CDS encoding SLAC1 anion channel family protein — MHDVKKNDSQSKIKSLPIMLFAGTMGLGGLCAAYKKLSEIFDLPSEIFSALRALDCTVFCLLSAFYIFKLLKFKEEVKAEFSHPIRINFFGGFIISLFLLALAYKDAPRLYYSLFYAALGLQTIFTLYVISFWIDEKFDIATLNPAWFIPVVGNLLIPIIAEKSQAIWYYFSLGLFFWIILFAVIFYRLVFWDKLADKFVPTLVITLAPPAMAFLGYVKLTERFDAFAAILLNINVFFAALILFSYKRFIKLKFALSWWAFTFPTAASSIAFLKAYEITQSDFYLVLGVGAFAALVASILIVGFLTVKSIINGEIFSEK; from the coding sequence ATGCACGACGTTAAGAAAAACGACTCGCAAAGCAAAATAAAATCGCTACCGATTATGCTTTTTGCCGGTACTATGGGGCTTGGAGGGCTTTGCGCGGCTTATAAGAAATTAAGCGAGATATTTGATTTACCGAGCGAGATATTCTCGGCGCTTAGAGCGCTAGACTGCACGGTATTTTGCCTACTTTCGGCGTTTTACATCTTTAAGCTTTTAAAATTTAAAGAAGAGGTAAAGGCCGAATTTTCGCACCCTATAAGGATAAATTTTTTCGGCGGATTTATCATCTCGCTTTTTCTTTTAGCTCTAGCCTACAAAGACGCGCCGCGACTATACTACTCGCTTTTTTACGCGGCTTTAGGCTTGCAAACGATTTTTACGCTTTACGTAATTTCTTTTTGGATCGACGAAAAATTCGATATCGCGACGCTAAATCCGGCATGGTTTATCCCCGTAGTGGGCAACTTGCTAATCCCGATCATAGCCGAAAAATCTCAGGCGATCTGGTATTATTTTAGTTTGGGGCTATTTTTCTGGATTATTTTATTCGCCGTTATATTTTACAGATTAGTCTTTTGGGATAAGCTAGCCGACAAATTCGTCCCGACGCTAGTCATTACGCTAGCGCCGCCGGCTATGGCGTTTTTAGGATACGTAAAATTAACCGAGCGATTCGACGCTTTTGCGGCGATACTACTTAATATAAACGTATTTTTCGCAGCGCTTATACTTTTTTCGTATAAAAGATTTATTAAACTCAAATTCGCCCTATCGTGGTGGGCTTTTACCTTCCCGACGGCCGCTAGCTCCATAGCGTTTTTAAAAGCTTACGAAATTACGCAAAGCGATTTTTACTTAGTTTTAGGAGTCGGCGCTTTTGCGGCTCTAGTCGCTTCGATTTTGATAGTCGGATTTTTAACGGTTAAATCTATAATAAACGGCGAAATTTTTTCGGAAAAATAA
- a CDS encoding Crp/Fnr family transcriptional regulator: protein MLSEELKEILRERFTNNFDLASEDLNAIFANAYLKTVKKGDIFYSGNDCFGFILILKGVLRAFVSSSAKEITIFRLTKDESCVLCDTCSINSLENKVSVEIEQDSEIIVIPARIYKPLKEKYPSILNFTLKIVADRFARTINVMEQALFSPLSARIMNFLSQSIENLNENFIKITHEELANHLGSAREAVSRVLKELERSGQITQSRGEIRLVS, encoded by the coding sequence ATGCTAAGCGAAGAGTTAAAAGAAATTTTGCGCGAGAGGTTTACGAATAATTTCGATCTAGCAAGCGAGGATCTAAATGCGATCTTTGCTAACGCGTATCTAAAAACCGTAAAAAAGGGCGATATATTTTACTCCGGAAACGATTGCTTCGGATTTATCCTTATACTAAAAGGCGTTTTAAGGGCGTTCGTGTCGTCTAGCGCAAAGGAAATAACGATATTTAGGCTAACTAAAGACGAGAGTTGCGTACTGTGCGATACGTGTTCTATAAATTCGCTAGAAAATAAAGTAAGCGTCGAAATCGAGCAAGATAGCGAGATTATCGTTATTCCGGCGCGAATTTACAAACCTCTTAAAGAAAAATATCCGAGCATTTTAAATTTTACTCTAAAAATCGTAGCCGATCGGTTTGCCAGAACGATAAACGTTATGGAACAGGCTTTGTTTTCGCCGCTTTCGGCGCGGATTATGAATTTCTTATCCCAAAGCATCGAAAATCTAAACGAAAATTTTATAAAAATAACTCACGAAGAGCTGGCGAATCATCTAGGAAGCGCTAGAGAGGCGGTATCTAGGGTACTAAAAGAGCTTGAGAGAAGCGGGCAAATAACGCAAAGCCGCGGCGAAATAAGGCTTGTTTCTTAA
- a CDS encoding NAD(P)/FAD-dependent oxidoreductase, whose protein sequence is MKGLQRRDALKLMGAAGLAASMSGCSATGDENDDINSKIVIMGAGLSGIALAAKLRRDMPNAKVILVDKDEKFYYQPGFTLIAVGIYEASDVVYEKADYIPQGAEWIRKNVSQIKPEANLLVLDDGSELGYDYLIVASGVEYDFEAVKGLSLEDINDTSGNISSVYTLQGAVKSNELMKKFSQNGGAAVFCDQKTPMKCSGANKKVTCMSEDRLRLAGNRDKGSVNLYVGGGKLFGDPTYAAAMTQIMIKRKIKFNLRHQIVAVDKSSSTATFEFWTVYRQNGEDKIASELIDVKYDWLHLPPKQKGSEILARAGLTKEGDKLNFLAVDKYSLQSTKFKNIFGIGDICGFASGKTGASVRKMYPILAKNLADTIKGREPSEKFTGYTACPFITKYGKAIMVEFDWEGTAPTLECFGATRESYMSWLVKIYGFKPMVMNGMLKALA, encoded by the coding sequence ATGAAAGGACTGCAAAGAAGAGACGCTTTAAAGCTAATGGGGGCCGCTGGACTAGCCGCGAGTATGAGCGGTTGCTCGGCAACGGGCGACGAAAACGACGATATAAATTCTAAAATCGTCATAATGGGCGCGGGACTTAGCGGTATCGCATTGGCGGCTAAACTTAGAAGAGATATGCCTAACGCCAAGGTAATTCTCGTGGATAAAGACGAGAAATTTTACTATCAGCCGGGCTTTACGCTAATCGCCGTCGGAATTTACGAAGCTAGCGACGTCGTTTACGAAAAAGCGGATTATATCCCGCAAGGAGCCGAGTGGATACGCAAAAACGTATCGCAGATAAAGCCCGAAGCTAATCTGCTCGTCTTAGACGACGGGAGCGAGCTGGGGTATGATTATCTAATCGTAGCAAGCGGCGTGGAATACGACTTTGAAGCCGTTAAGGGGCTGAGCTTAGAGGATATTAACGATACGAGCGGCAACATATCCTCCGTCTACACTCTACAAGGCGCCGTAAAAAGCAACGAACTGATGAAAAAATTCTCTCAAAACGGCGGCGCGGCGGTATTTTGCGATCAAAAAACCCCGATGAAATGCAGCGGCGCTAATAAAAAAGTAACATGCATGAGCGAAGATAGGCTGAGGTTGGCCGGCAACCGCGATAAAGGCAGCGTTAATCTTTACGTCGGCGGTGGCAAGCTTTTCGGCGATCCGACTTATGCCGCGGCGATGACTCAAATAATGATAAAAAGAAAGATAAAATTTAATCTTCGCCACCAAATCGTAGCCGTCGATAAAAGCTCAAGTACCGCCACTTTCGAGTTTTGGACGGTGTATAGGCAAAACGGCGAAGATAAAATCGCGTCCGAGCTAATCGACGTAAAATACGACTGGCTCCACTTGCCGCCCAAGCAAAAAGGAAGCGAAATTTTAGCTCGCGCCGGCCTAACTAAAGAGGGCGACAAGCTAAATTTCCTAGCCGTCGATAAATACAGCCTGCAAAGTACAAAATTTAAAAATATATTCGGTATCGGCGATATTTGCGGATTTGCGTCCGGTAAAACGGGGGCTAGCGTTAGGAAAATGTATCCGATCTTAGCTAAAAATTTAGCCGATACGATAAAAGGACGAGAACCTAGCGAGAAATTCACCGGATATACGGCTTGCCCTTTTATTACTAAATACGGCAAGGCCATAATGGTAGAGTTCGACTGGGAAGGAACGGCTCCGACGCTAGAGTGCTTCGGCGCTACCAGAGAGAGCTATATGAGTTGGCTGGTTAAAATTTACGGATTTAAACCTATGGTTATGAACGGAATGCTAAAAGCTTTAGCTTAA
- a CDS encoding YgaP family membrane protein, producing MSVLDKTIRLIIAAIWFFIFGFICDCWLWTVGLIPLLTGYYGYCPLYKIFKKR from the coding sequence ATGAGCGTTTTAGATAAAACTATACGTTTGATTATAGCGGCGATTTGGTTTTTTATTTTCGGATTTATTTGCGACTGCTGGTTGTGGACGGTCGGGCTAATTCCGCTTTTAACGGGATATTACGGTTACTGCCCGCTTTATAAAATTTTCAAGAAAAGGTAA
- a CDS encoding YgaP family membrane protein — MVSVKSRIIRVVLGLIFTVAVWYFYESYWALIGLIPIIVGVTGFCPACKFLGRCSLNLKK, encoded by the coding sequence ATGGTAAGCGTAAAAAGTAGAATTATTAGGGTCGTACTGGGGCTGATTTTTACGGTAGCGGTTTGGTATTTTTACGAGAGCTACTGGGCGTTAATCGGGTTAATCCCGATTATCGTCGGCGTTACGGGTTTTTGCCCGGCGTGTAAATTCCTAGGCAGGTGTTCTTTAAATTTAAAAAAATAA
- a CDS encoding 3-isopropylmalate dehydratase small subunit: MNKVWKFGDNIDTDIIIAARYLNTSDENILAKHIMEDADPNFSAKIDKGDIIVAGENFGCGSSREHAPIALKAAGIGAVIAKSYARIFYRNSFNTGLLILEIKETDEINEGDELKIDVDNGAVVNLTSGKEYKFSPIPPFMQELLNAGGLIEYAKAKMN, encoded by the coding sequence ATGAATAAAGTTTGGAAATTCGGCGACAATATTGATACCGATATAATTATCGCCGCCAGATACTTAAATACTTCCGACGAAAATATCTTAGCAAAACATATAATGGAGGACGCCGATCCTAATTTTAGCGCCAAGATAGATAAGGGCGATATTATCGTAGCGGGCGAAAATTTCGGCTGCGGTAGCTCTCGCGAGCACGCTCCTATCGCGCTTAAAGCTGCCGGCATTGGTGCGGTGATAGCTAAAAGCTATGCGAGAATTTTTTATAGAAATAGCTTTAATACGGGACTTTTGATACTTGAAATCAAAGAAACGGACGAAATAAACGAGGGCGACGAACTAAAAATAGACGTAGATAACGGCGCGGTCGTAAATCTAACCAGCGGCAAAGAGTATAAATTTAGCCCTATACCGCCGTTTATGCAAGAGCTTCTAAACGCTGGCGGACTTATCGAGTATGCAAAAGCGAAGATGAACTAA
- the leuB gene encoding 3-isopropylmalate dehydrogenase, whose product MKNYKICVIKGDGIGPEIIDEAIKILDVVSAEFGIKFEYDYKLMGGAAYDVFGVPLPDETLSSALNSDAVLFGAIGGEKWDSLPRHLRPESGLLKIRKELEAYANLRPAIVFDELVDASTLKPEVLRGVDFVVVRELTGGLYFGQPREKGEDRAFNTMVYSKMEIERIAKIAFETAMLRKKKVCMVDKANVLETSQLWREVTSEVVKNYPEVELSFMYVDNAAMQLVRAPVNFDVILTENLFGDILSDEASMVCGSIGLLPSASMGGKVGIYEPIHGSAPDIAGQGIANPIATILSAAMMLRYAFSENEAADAIENAVKEALAKGYRTKDIAAFNAVEICSTSEIGDVIAGFIKK is encoded by the coding sequence ATGAAAAACTATAAAATTTGCGTTATAAAAGGCGATGGCATCGGCCCTGAGATCATAGATGAGGCGATAAAAATTTTAGATGTTGTTAGCGCTGAGTTTGGGATAAAATTTGAATACGACTACAAGCTTATGGGTGGTGCAGCTTATGATGTATTTGGCGTACCTTTGCCAGACGAGACGCTTAGTTCTGCTCTAAACTCTGATGCTGTGCTTTTTGGAGCGATCGGCGGTGAGAAGTGGGATAGCCTGCCAAGACATCTAAGGCCAGAGAGCGGACTTTTAAAGATTAGAAAAGAGCTTGAAGCTTATGCAAATTTACGTCCAGCCATTGTTTTTGATGAGCTAGTGGATGCTAGCACGCTAAAGCCAGAGGTTTTAAGAGGCGTTGATTTTGTTGTGGTTCGTGAGCTAACTGGAGGGCTTTATTTTGGGCAGCCACGTGAAAAAGGCGAAGATAGAGCGTTTAATACGATGGTTTATTCTAAAATGGAGATCGAGCGTATAGCAAAGATCGCTTTTGAAACAGCAATGCTTCGCAAGAAAAAGGTATGTATGGTCGATAAGGCAAATGTGCTTGAGACAAGTCAGCTTTGGCGTGAGGTGACTAGCGAAGTGGTTAAAAATTACCCTGAAGTAGAGCTTAGCTTTATGTACGTCGATAACGCAGCGATGCAGCTAGTAAGAGCGCCAGTAAATTTTGACGTCATCCTTACTGAAAATTTATTCGGCGACATCTTAAGTGACGAAGCGAGTATGGTTTGTGGCTCGATAGGACTTTTGCCAAGCGCTAGTATGGGCGGTAAAGTGGGAATTTATGAGCCAATACACGGCTCAGCTCCAGACATCGCAGGGCAGGGCATAGCAAATCCAATCGCAACAATTTTAAGTGCAGCTATGATGCTAAGATACGCATTTAGTGAAAATGAAGCCGCAGATGCGATAGAAAATGCTGTTAAAGAGGCGCTTGCAAAAGGTTATAGAACAAAAGATATCGCTGCTTTTAACGCGGTTGAAATTTGCTCAACTAGCGAGATAGGCGATGTTATCGCAGGATTTATCAAAAAATGA
- a CDS encoding CiaD-like domain-containing protein, with translation MKLDDIARMAISEVSAELEKIEALQSKKQEELERENLKKELLAIESNENALNNELKVETNLQNEQAFELKEEPESLTKSREVSEEKIFLANLAERIEVLFEGLKQTPEQNLASRLELTTKFLEFTLANIENRLQNLSK, from the coding sequence ATGAAGCTTGATGATATCGCTAGAATGGCAATCAGTGAGGTTAGCGCTGAGCTTGAGAAAATAGAAGCATTGCAAAGTAAAAAGCAAGAAGAGCTTGAGCGTGAGAATTTAAAAAAAGAGCTTTTGGCTATAGAATCTAATGAAAATGCACTAAATAACGAGCTAAAAGTTGAGACAAATTTACAAAATGAGCAAGCGTTTGAGTTAAAAGAGGAGCCAGAAAGTCTAACAAAAAGTAGAGAGGTGAGCGAAGAGAAAATTTTCTTAGCAAACCTTGCTGAACGCATAGAAGTGCTTTTTGAAGGGCTTAAACAAACTCCTGAGCAAAATCTCGCTTCAAGGCTTGAGCTAACGACAAAATTTTTAGAATTTACCCTTGCAAATATCGAAAATAGACTCCAAAATCTCTCAAAATAA
- a CDS encoding CCA tRNA nucleotidyltransferase — MQISKIDSKISQNKPLDGSKNEIKIKNEIYKNSELDFFRSLFAPFTSRVYLVGGCVRDAFLGREIYDYDIEVYDIEPLKFNELMASIGASGVGKSYFIYKYKNYDIGLPRSESKTGNSHKDFAVSYINDPKMASLRRDFTINAMMMNIFNGEILDFYGGKQDLANKTLRHIDSKKFKEDLLRVLRGVQFSSRLDFSIADETLALMKSLSLEFLSKDRINTELIKFFRAKHLEKGAYYIFELGLFKEIFGVQIYKDDEFLTELKSARNFVDDERLFLYMLFGKFELDAKEILEKMRLPKSYFSILKQPYFKDMPSDKELMQIALNMPIKSWLGAYNKERIERAVKLGIYEAKFDAKVDVAEILSAGFKNEEIAKEIKRRQELEISKYLSERKPRKD, encoded by the coding sequence TTGCAAATATCGAAAATAGACTCCAAAATCTCTCAAAATAAGCCATTAGATGGCTCAAAAAATGAGATAAAAATCAAAAATGAAATTTATAAAAATAGCGAGCTAGACTTTTTTAGATCGCTATTTGCCCCATTTACTTCACGTGTTTATCTAGTTGGTGGCTGTGTGAGAGATGCGTTCTTGGGGCGAGAAATTTATGATTATGACATCGAAGTTTATGACATTGAGCCTTTAAAATTTAATGAGCTAATGGCTAGCATAGGCGCTAGTGGCGTTGGCAAAAGCTACTTCATCTACAAATACAAAAACTACGATATTGGGCTTCCAAGAAGCGAGAGCAAAACTGGAAATTCACACAAAGACTTTGCAGTAAGCTATATTAATGATCCCAAAATGGCGAGCCTTAGGCGAGATTTCACGATAAATGCCATGATGATGAATATCTTTAACGGAGAAATTTTAGACTTTTACGGCGGGAAGCAAGATTTAGCAAACAAGACATTAAGGCACATTGATAGTAAAAAATTTAAAGAAGATCTACTAAGGGTTCTTAGAGGAGTGCAGTTTAGCTCTAGGCTTGATTTTAGCATAGCTGATGAGACGCTAGCTCTTATGAAAAGCCTTAGTTTAGAGTTTTTAAGCAAAGATAGGATAAATACTGAGCTTATTAAATTTTTTCGCGCAAAGCATCTAGAAAAAGGAGCTTACTATATTTTTGAGCTTGGACTTTTTAAAGAAATTTTTGGCGTGCAAATTTATAAAGATGATGAGTTTTTGACTGAGCTTAAAAGTGCTAGAAATTTCGTGGATGACGAGAGGCTATTTTTATATATGCTTTTTGGTAAATTTGAGCTTGACGCAAAGGAAATTCTAGAAAAAATGCGTCTGCCAAAAAGCTACTTTTCTATCTTAAAGCAGCCTTATTTTAAGGACATGCCAAGCGATAAAGAGCTAATGCAAATTGCTCTAAATATGCCTATAAAATCGTGGCTTGGAGCTTATAATAAAGAGCGGATAGAGCGTGCTGTGAAGCTTGGAATTTATGAGGCAAAATTTGATGCGAAAGTTGATGTGGCAGAAATTTTATCAGCTGGTTTTAAAAACGAAGAGATCGCAAAAGAGATAAAACGTAGGCAAGAGCTTGAAATTTCAAAATATCTAAGCGAGCGTAAGCCTAGAAAAGATTAG